From the Macrobrachium rosenbergii isolate ZJJX-2024 chromosome 50, ASM4041242v1, whole genome shotgun sequence genome, the window ACCTTCACAACTTTTTAGTTAAGAGGTTGGAGATACAAAATCACCTAATTTCTCCCACAGATTTAAACCAGTGTGTAACATCTAgtactttattttcttgattgcCAAAGGGTCACACCAGACCTACAATCCAAATTTGGGTAGAGTAAACATAAAATTTGGAAGCAACTGAACTGCacaaacatttgaataaaatttacagtataaaatatttacctttatttgCTCTCCACAAAcgttccattccatttctctttAAAGCTAATCTTGAAAGCTCTGTGAAGCTTTCAACTATGTTGAAGTCACACAGAGGGCTTACTTCAAAAAGATTCATGTGGTTTTTCGCAGCATACAATTCTGCTTGGCTCTGACTGACTTGTCTCTTAAATGCCAGATGTAGACGATTTCCAATCAAAACTTTGGGCACACCAGGGGCATGCTGGAAGGAAAGAATTCAAAATAAGACAACAAAAACACATTACTGCATGGGTTTAACAACTTGCCTCCagtgattttttattaaaaaaaataagccaacAAGCATTTAATTCCCTACATCTTATGCTGGAAAGCAGCAGTACTGGAATACGCTTTCAAATACATGAACAGTTTGGCTTTGttcttttcaccttttttattcaatatatttaaaaatattctctgatACTAGTATAACAGGATGACTTTCagagaaaaattgtcaaaattcttaagatggaaaataattaattatgatGTAGCGTTTTacgaatgtaaaataaaacagatcATAAAAAAGACAGTTAACTCAGTGGCTGATTCCTGAACAAGTAATCATGGAAAAAGGGTATAGAAgaaaaccttacataaaattcATGAGAGAATGAGCACAAAACATTTAAGAAGAAAACATGACGTAAACACAAAATGACGATGAcagtacatatatgaaaattaaaaaaaacccaTATACCGTATACTACAACAAATTTAAATATGTCTAAAGCAAACATAACCAACAACGTTTTTAAATCCACAGAAAGAAATGTTCTTACCTCTTGAATTTCCCTCATCCACCGATCAAGCCCTTCAAAAGACCATTTGTTTGTTATGTCATAGACAAGCAAGATGCCCTGAGCACCTCTAGAGTACGACCTGATTATAGTGCAGAACCGACCCTGGCCAGAAGTATCCCACAGCTGCAGCTTGACTCGCTTACCATCAAGTAGTATGGTTGTGGTTTTGTGGCCTGAAAATAATTTGCCTTTATAACACTTTCAATCATAACATTATATCATATTAATCAAGTCATGAGGTACAGTTACTAAATGTTTAAAATGACTAGATTAACTTTACATCTTGAAAGATTCGCACTACCATTATGTCCGTTATAATTTCACCCAAATATACAGAATTTCAATAATGGTTTATGAATGAGAAAAGCCAAAATGAACCTCTGCCATGAGAGCAAGAGTACCACTACAAGAGGTTCAACAGCACAAAGTTCCTAAACAGGAATACCAGCTAAAAATGGGTTGCCCAGAATACAGTGGGAAGGAAACATCTGTAAGTACAGGTACTTCAGTGAAGCCACCAATGAAACATGGGTAGGTGGTGGCAAACCATGTACATACACTGCTTTATCACCTTGGAAGAGCTCATCACATGCACTCGGTCAGCATTATTAGAGAGCACTTGCTAGTCGCCTATCCTCCAATGTAGCCTACTCAGCTTACCAAGCCTCCCCTTCAAGCTGAAGCTTATGGAGGTTCCCTGAAAGTGATTGGAAAGACTCAGGGCACTTTCACAAGGGGCCTAGGGTCATTGTTGCATTGAGGCTTGAGCCTTTCCAAAACCTAACACTGAAGGTGAAGCCACCCCTGATGGACTTGAAGGTTATGGCATGGTGGATTACTGTACCATCCCAACTCTTGGAATGCCCCCTCTCTACTGCTGCTTACTCTTTAATCttcaaaaagattaaaaagtatAATCTTTTCTGGACTACTGTGCACAGGCACAACAGAAGTCCTAGACAGGCTAGGAACATTCTGAATGATCACAGGCATGCAGGCACAAAAGAGACCTGTCATGTAAGGTCCAGAAAGTATGTGCATGCAGGACCTATGGCATATGTCTAACCCGGGGACGAGCAACCTTTGGAGAAAGAACATGCTCATGTTAAGTCTGCCTAGGATTCTCATGAGAAGCCTTACAAGGCTACTACTACTTCCTACTACAGGAAAATGGgacagatgaggaggaggaagaggataaagaaaataatcttgacaatgaggagtaggaagagaaagatacatgcatgcatatcTTCAACTCACTCATACCCCAAGTCATACTCTTCTCTGCTACAGCACAAGATGAGGTTAAAGCTGGTTGATAAATATCCAAAATACTTCCAGTGTGAGAAACCAACTCTCTATTGTTGTTGCTCAACACACTTGTTAGCATAACTCATATTACCAAAAACCAAAACTACAAATGACAATGGAATATCTTCAACAGAAAGTCAGACAAGCAACAAGACAACAGCGGTCACTGTGTCCAGCTCTCATCAGGGAAGACTGAGCACGAGGTAATGATTTGTATTTCCATAAGAGCAAACTGGTACAGATAGGGAACTGGTGAGATGAAAAAACACTTGGTCTACACCAACAACAATGgccaaaaatgtataaaacatgaCGAgttaaacaaaatacagtatgtacagtacatgattcGTGTAATTAGAACATAGTTCAAGTATCAGTATTACCTAAGGTTCCATGAGACAGGCAGCTTTGGTTATGCATGTTATGCTTCAtgttagcataaaaaaaatgaattccatAATACCTAACATATATTAGCTGTCTAATGGCCTCGAATGCAGCCTAGGCCTTGCCTACTTAGGTTAGGTGAAGCTTACCCTAGAGAGGCATATAAAGATGAATTCTGGTATCTGAGAAAACCATAATAcactgaaacaataaaaaatggccTCAAATATAACCAAAATATTTATGACTGAGGTTTGTTTCTTATAATATACCAAAGGCATCCTATAAAACGAAGTTATTTATTACTGCACTTCATTGTATAAAACTTATGTCTTAGAatagtatatatacttaaaatataattaaatattaaacattcatTTGCGTAACTTAAGAAAAAACCTCATTCAActtcatttcagtttattttttgtgcCGTTTCAGTTTTCTTATGTTACCAGCAAGGCTGGACATCTGAAACCCCAACACCAAAAATCATGACATTTTTTAATACTTGTAGTGGAAAAAGTTACATTTGaacaaagggaaatacagaataatTTCATAAGTTTCGTTAGACTGACAAAAGCTCAACCCTCAATCGAGACATGCATTTATATTGtgctttttcaaattaatttacttttcccAAGAACCAGACGAGGGCAAAATTGCAGACTGCTACCGCGGCTTGATTTCCTTCAATCGCTGACCGTGATATTTACAATAATGTTAGTTTTACATCTTtatgtttatatctttttttttatgtttattatatctaccatcttttgttaatgttttcacATTCAACCCTAAAGGGCTGGTACTGAACACAGCACCCATTTTTCACTTAAACCATTAGCTGACGCGCTAAAGGCCTGCGGTAGCAGTCTGTGGTCTTACCCAGCCTAGGCTAATCTCAACACCTTAACAGACAGGTTCAGACCACCAGCCTGCAGCCTGTCGCGGCCACCTACCACTGCCAACACAGAAGGGGGACTCGGTGGACCCATCCTCTAGGGGCTGCAGTATTTCGTGCTTCCCGACGTCGGAATCCCCCACCAGCAGGAACTTAAGCAAGTAGTCGTACGGCTTGCTCGACTCCCCCTCCCCTGGCCCCTCCATCTATCATACAGTTCATCTCATTATTGGCATTTGGAAGACCCTAATTTTACGGCTTGTAAACAACTGCACGAACAAAACCAGACAAGAACCTCGTAGTGGGCGAGAACCTCGTATTTTAGGGCTTTGGCCTAGGCTATAGGCCTATGACCACGGACGCTGCGACGTTCGTCAGGGCTCAAATGTTTTTTCCACTAAATATGGAGGAAGTTTCTATTCCATTATTAATTTCAGACGACTCCAAGTCTGCGTGAATTTTGGAGAGATATTTATCACACATTGTCAGGGGCACGAGACGGACGAGAGATGAGACATAAATCAATTGGGAGATAAAATTAGGCCTATTCTGAAATTCCTCGAACTGAGCACTGCATTCTGAATGTCCTTGACTATTTGGGCGTGACGAATTGACaaatcctcctctcctccttcctagCGAGTAATAAAATGACCAACCATCCACTCGTAAAGAAAAACACACGCAAATCaaccgaaaaaaataaataaaatcttaaatatcAGTGTGAAAGTTGCTGGATGGAGATCTAGGCCTAGTCTCCGAGTCCTCCTCCGTACACTCGACGGATTTGACGGCGGATTTAATCCTTCCTCATTCTTTACAGACACGTATATAATCCTCCGGACGCACAATTGAAGTTTAACAGACGTTTTTAGTCGGGGCCAAAGGTATAATTCGTAAGTCTGGGGATCCGATCTTCACTAACAAAACAAATCATCTCGCCCCAGATGGCAGCACCTTCAGGAAGGTTAAGAAAACGGGTCGGCTTAAAGGGACGACAGATTCTGGAGAGACTATCCTATAATGGTCAGTTGTCTCTGTCGTGACTGCCCTGTGAATAAAATACCAGGAAgcgtaaaataaagtattttcgttattttatctaGGCTTCTGAGAGTATGTTTACTTTCTAGgcacaagcaaaaaacaaaaaaaatgatttatttagcTTTCTTACAGTAGGCCTATCTGGTCCAGTGCCAGTGTTTCCTATGAATAGGATACCAGAAAACGTAGTACAAAGTATTTCCGTAGTTTTATCTAGGCTTCTGAGCCTTAAGTATACtttctatgtactgtacataaaatgcAAGATTTATTCGGCTTAGTTACGGCAGGCTTGTCTGGTGCCATTCAAATGTCGCTCTGTGGTACTTGACTTTACATTTgacaaaaagcaaatattttttttcagcagagACATTCGTAGAATCATAcggcatatttttaatatacaataaagTGTTTTCGTAATTTTGTCTAGACTTCTCAGAGTAAGCTGACTTTCAAAGCGCATGCAAAGCAGGATTTAAAAATACACAGTTATGGGCAATCAGATATATTTTGTCACAACAAAAATATGCATGGTAGGCCTACCCAAAGGACGAATTATATCTCAATAGAGCTGTTTGATTTTTGCAAGTTCTGTTTTTTCTAAAACTAGCTTGTCAGTCTCTTGGAAATTTACTAGTTTTTTCGAGCATGATGTTAGTTTATTAATAATCGAATGTTTTCATCACAACAGACGTAGGCCTATATGTGTGCAAGGGCTCTGTGGTTACCTTCAGTCAGGAATGAAGATGCTTGGTTGTTCGACATTCCTTGACCGAATTGTTATGCCAGTCGATGGAAAAGTTGTATGAGACATGtgtttgtacttgtgtatgtgtaatcgtagtgaatatatttattatttaaacttatttttattgctaGTTTTTTTCTGTGTGTTATGAGAGAACGTTGAATGCTATTAGTAGAATAGCAGAGACAATCTATGGTCATTGATAGACAACTGAGAACAGCCATCGacatggaaagataaaaaaaatacttttcttaacagaataaccaaagaaattaattgataaaatctaataaattataattaaattaattgaatGTTTCATTGTACAGTATGTCAGTCTGCCTGGTTTTAGCTAGTAGTCTGTTACttttcagtatatgtatacgtacCTGTGACATAGTGCAGGGTAAAATTAAACCAAAGCATTCCTTGTTTAGTTACAGCATGACTACCTAATTAAAATAACGAGAATTATACTTATTGTTTTAGAGCATGAGGATCTTACAAATGTACAGCCTGCTTATATTACTAATACTCAGTTGCAAGTCAGTCTAGAGTTGTTTACACGGAATAAGAATGACTCAAA encodes:
- the Rab40 gene encoding ras-related protein Rab-40C yields the protein MEGPGEGESSKPYDYLLKFLLVGDSDVGKHEILQPLEDGSTESPFCVGSGHKTTTILLDGKRVKLQLWDTSGQGRFCTIIRSYSRGAQGILLVYDITNKWSFEGLDRWMREIQEHAPGVPKVLIGNRLHLAFKRQVSQSQAELYAAKNHMNLFEVSPLCDFNIVESFTELSRLALKRNGMERLWRANKVLTLQELCSRAIVATTTVYGIEHLPLPQPIKSHLKSYTIHNHTRLRQGIPVTDKHKKKHLMIPGDTTTSCVNTSTCTIS